In Kitasatospora sp. NA04385, a single genomic region encodes these proteins:
- a CDS encoding SDR family oxidoreductase yields MPIDLTGRVAVVTGAAGRLGTVWSGALLSAGADVLGLDLAASVPAPLADLPAGSGRYLPLAADVTSRASLRAALATCLDRLGSPSVLVNNAGIDHPPSAAHGGWAFADVPEDSVGAILDVNVRGVLLVCQVFGAHLAERGRGSVVNIGSLYGNVAPYQPLYSHIPLDPPFLKHPAYGMSKGAVHNLTRYLAAHWGPAGVRVNTLSPGGVLGGQDPEFRRKFAERVPLGRMAVDGDLTGPLLFLASDLSGYVTGQELLLDGGYVSW; encoded by the coding sequence ATGCCGATTGACCTGACCGGCCGGGTGGCCGTGGTCACCGGTGCGGCGGGCAGGCTCGGCACGGTGTGGAGCGGCGCGCTGCTCTCCGCCGGGGCGGACGTCCTGGGTCTCGACCTGGCGGCGTCCGTCCCGGCCCCGCTGGCCGACCTGCCCGCCGGCTCCGGCCGCTACCTGCCGCTGGCCGCCGACGTCACCTCCCGCGCCTCGCTCCGGGCGGCCCTCGCGACCTGCCTCGACCGGCTCGGCAGCCCGTCGGTCCTGGTGAACAACGCCGGGATCGACCACCCGCCGTCCGCCGCGCACGGCGGCTGGGCCTTCGCCGACGTCCCGGAGGACTCCGTCGGCGCGATCCTCGACGTGAACGTGCGCGGGGTGCTGCTGGTGTGCCAGGTCTTCGGCGCGCACCTGGCCGAGCGGGGCCGCGGCTCGGTGGTCAACATCGGGTCGCTCTACGGCAACGTGGCCCCCTACCAGCCGCTCTACAGCCACATCCCGCTCGACCCGCCGTTCCTCAAGCACCCGGCCTACGGCATGTCCAAGGGCGCGGTGCACAACCTGACCCGCTACCTGGCCGCGCACTGGGGCCCGGCCGGCGTCCGCGTCAACACCCTGTCCCCCGGCGGCGTGCTCGGCGGCCAGGACCCGGAGTTCCGGCGGAAGTTCGCCGAGCGGGTCCCGCTGGGGCGGATGGCCGTGGACGGCGACCTGACCGGCCCGCTGCTCTTCCTGGCCTCCGACCTCAGCGGCTACGTCACCGGCCAGGAACTGCTGCTGGACGGCGGCTATGTCAGCTGGTGA
- a CDS encoding BTAD domain-containing putative transcriptional regulator — MEILRGNSTKTGNAAESDGSAARWRFRLLGPLEVTSDDRQRKHLGGAKNEKVLAVLLLESGRVVPTDRLTTALWEEFPPRTATHQVRKAIGDLRLRIPKSVAQICTEGPGYRLQLGAAWVDLHEFRQEIELARQTDPQDSAAVTGHLRAALALWRGDALAGTGGRIIETAATALEESRLAAYEWLSTVQANPDEAATLVSELRALVDRNPLRESLRHALMLALYRSGRQAEALAEYNRARELLADELGIDPGAALAQLHTAILCADPALLAAEQQTPAEQPGPADHPAPAEPDPAGPVPPAAPAAGAAGPAAPTGPMAPPGPAAWPGRVAVPPPSTLPYDIDDFTGRQEELDWFADLLERPDPAPRLIALDGMGGSGKTSLAVHLAHRIADGFRDGRIFIDLHGFTPGCDPLRPEAVLDVLLRSLGVSGDQVPEGLAERTAAWRTACANRRLLLVLDNVLDETQILPLIPSAPDCLAIVTSRRRLVNLDGAAQLSVGQLPVGEGVALVERIVGTERCAAEPEAVVDLVGLCGGLPLALRIAAARLRHRRQWTFGHLVGRLSVRPTGLDELSAGDRDVVESLKLSFLVLRPEQQRAFRLLGLNPGSDIDVGAAAALFGTSADEAERILESLIDVHLLEQPEFGRFSFHDLVRDFARSLTPAAAAPPGDAARFTALVDHYVAAAEAAADVLFPGRVRYPAEPVPAEPYVLPELTPQLALKWFGRERRNLVALLRAAADAGLYRQAAGLPRNLGAYLTLQEHPQELLEVSEISVAAARRLGDKLMLRLCLTNASLSHWLSGQGGRGITHLEEALDLAVEIGDEHGQAACLSRLGSFHNSLGRSQEALHYLRRALPILRGLADPREEAIALNGISSALNVLCRHDEAEKAAFTALKLGRRMNNLSDEALALLNLAEARLGLGEWELAVHRFQQAAAIYAQLRNATMVALVDAWRAYALQRAGHPGPALSLTERTLAVEVVSPMRRTAIANLLGTVLLREGQGQRAEQQYALARKDARSVENVYELALALDGLAAVARWSGRSSATAASYAAEAETLFARIGTPVCCRRQSPP; from the coding sequence ATGGAAATCTTGCGGGGGAATTCTACCAAAACCGGGAACGCAGCCGAAAGCGACGGCAGCGCCGCACGCTGGCGCTTCCGCCTCCTCGGCCCGCTGGAGGTCACCTCGGACGACCGGCAGCGAAAGCACCTGGGCGGCGCGAAGAACGAGAAAGTGCTCGCCGTCCTGCTGCTGGAATCGGGCCGGGTGGTTCCCACCGACCGCCTGACGACCGCGCTCTGGGAGGAATTCCCCCCGCGCACCGCGACCCACCAAGTGCGCAAAGCCATCGGCGATCTCCGGCTGCGCATTCCGAAGAGCGTGGCGCAGATCTGCACCGAGGGCCCCGGTTACCGGCTCCAGTTAGGCGCGGCCTGGGTGGACCTGCACGAGTTCCGGCAGGAAATCGAACTGGCCCGGCAGACCGACCCGCAGGACTCCGCCGCCGTGACCGGCCACCTGCGCGCCGCCCTCGCCCTCTGGCGCGGCGACGCCTTGGCGGGCACCGGCGGCCGGATCATCGAGACCGCCGCCACCGCGCTGGAGGAGAGCCGGCTGGCCGCCTACGAGTGGCTCTCCACCGTCCAGGCCAACCCGGACGAGGCGGCCACCCTGGTCTCCGAGCTGCGCGCGCTGGTCGACCGCAACCCGCTGCGCGAGTCGCTGCGGCACGCGCTGATGCTCGCCCTCTACCGCAGCGGCCGGCAGGCCGAGGCGCTCGCCGAGTACAACCGGGCCCGCGAGCTGCTGGCCGACGAACTCGGGATCGACCCCGGCGCCGCGCTCGCCCAGCTGCACACCGCGATCCTCTGCGCCGACCCGGCCCTGCTGGCCGCCGAGCAGCAGACCCCCGCCGAGCAGCCCGGGCCCGCCGACCACCCGGCCCCCGCCGAACCGGACCCCGCCGGCCCCGTCCCGCCCGCCGCACCCGCCGCCGGCGCTGCCGGGCCCGCCGCGCCGACCGGGCCCATGGCGCCCCCCGGGCCCGCGGCCTGGCCGGGGCGGGTGGCCGTCCCCCCGCCCAGCACGCTGCCCTACGACATCGACGACTTCACCGGGCGGCAGGAGGAACTCGACTGGTTCGCCGACCTCCTGGAGCGCCCCGACCCGGCCCCCCGGCTGATCGCGCTCGACGGGATGGGCGGCAGCGGGAAGACCTCGCTGGCCGTGCACCTGGCGCACCGGATCGCGGACGGCTTCCGGGACGGACGGATCTTCATCGACCTGCACGGGTTCACCCCCGGCTGCGATCCGCTGCGCCCGGAGGCCGTGCTGGACGTGCTCCTGCGCAGCCTGGGCGTCAGCGGCGACCAGGTGCCCGAGGGCCTGGCGGAGCGGACCGCGGCCTGGCGCACGGCCTGCGCGAACCGCCGGCTCCTGCTGGTCCTGGACAACGTGCTCGACGAGACGCAGATCCTGCCGCTGATCCCGTCCGCGCCGGACTGCCTGGCGATCGTCACCAGCCGCCGCCGGCTGGTCAACCTCGACGGGGCCGCCCAGCTCTCCGTCGGGCAGCTGCCCGTCGGCGAGGGCGTCGCCCTGGTCGAGCGGATCGTCGGCACCGAGCGCTGCGCGGCGGAGCCGGAGGCGGTGGTCGACCTGGTCGGCCTCTGCGGCGGGCTGCCGCTGGCGCTGCGGATCGCCGCGGCCCGGCTGCGGCACCGCCGGCAGTGGACGTTCGGGCACCTGGTCGGACGGCTGAGCGTGCGCCCCACCGGCCTCGACGAGCTGAGCGCCGGGGACCGCGACGTCGTGGAGAGCCTCAAGCTGTCCTTCCTGGTGCTCCGGCCGGAGCAGCAGCGGGCCTTCCGGCTGCTGGGCCTCAACCCCGGCTCCGACATCGACGTCGGCGCGGCGGCCGCGCTGTTCGGGACGTCCGCCGACGAGGCGGAGCGGATCCTGGAGTCGCTGATCGACGTGCACCTGCTGGAGCAGCCCGAGTTCGGCCGCTTCAGCTTCCACGACCTGGTGCGGGACTTCGCCCGCAGCCTCACCCCCGCCGCGGCCGCGCCGCCGGGGGACGCCGCCCGCTTCACCGCGCTGGTGGACCACTACGTGGCGGCCGCCGAGGCCGCCGCCGACGTGCTGTTCCCCGGCCGGGTGCGCTACCCCGCCGAGCCCGTCCCGGCCGAGCCGTACGTGCTGCCGGAGCTGACCCCGCAGCTCGCGCTGAAGTGGTTCGGCCGGGAGCGCCGCAACCTGGTCGCCCTGCTGCGCGCCGCCGCCGACGCCGGCCTGTACCGGCAGGCCGCCGGCCTGCCGCGCAACCTCGGCGCGTACCTGACCCTGCAGGAGCACCCGCAGGAGCTGCTGGAGGTGAGCGAGATCTCGGTGGCAGCGGCCCGCCGGCTGGGCGACAAGCTGATGCTGCGGCTGTGCCTGACCAACGCCAGCCTGAGCCACTGGCTCTCCGGCCAGGGCGGCCGGGGGATCACCCACCTGGAGGAGGCCCTCGACCTGGCGGTCGAGATCGGCGACGAGCACGGCCAGGCGGCCTGCCTCAGCCGGCTCGGCTCCTTCCACAACTCGCTGGGCCGCTCGCAGGAGGCGCTGCACTACCTGCGCCGGGCGCTGCCCATCCTGCGCGGCCTGGCCGACCCGCGCGAGGAGGCGATCGCGCTCAACGGGATCAGCTCCGCCCTCAACGTGCTGTGCCGGCACGACGAGGCCGAGAAGGCCGCCTTCACCGCGCTGAAGCTGGGCCGGCGGATGAACAACCTCAGCGACGAGGCGCTCGCCCTGCTCAACCTCGCGGAGGCCCGGCTCGGGCTCGGCGAGTGGGAGCTGGCGGTGCACCGGTTCCAGCAGGCGGCCGCGATCTACGCCCAGCTGCGCAACGCGACGATGGTCGCCCTGGTGGACGCCTGGCGGGCGTACGCGCTCCAGCGCGCCGGGCACCCGGGGCCGGCGCTGTCCCTGACGGAGCGGACCCTGGCGGTGGAGGTGGTCTCGCCGATGCGCCGCACCGCCATCGCCAACCTGCTCGGCACCGTCCTGCTGCGCGAGGGGCAGGGGCAGCGGGCCGAGCAGCAGTACGCGCTGGCCCGCAAGGACGCCCGGAGCGTGGAGAACGTCTACGAGCTCGCGCTCGCGCTCGACGGCCTGGCCGCGGTCGCGCGGTGGAGCGGCCGCTCCTCCGCGACCGCGGCGTCCTACGCCGCGGAGGCCGAGACGCTCTTCGCCCGGATCGGCACGCCCGTCTGCTGCCGCCGGCAGTCCCCTCCGTAG
- a CDS encoding RraA family protein: METVYNDVKRPSEAVVEEFRAVLREYSPSCLVTDAQGRMGAIGGLLPVKPSHKIAGPALTVNLSVDNLVDCMPLLAKAQPGDVIVVACHQTARTAMWGGLMSTLSLKAGIAGGIVDGAIRDVDEIRDLDFPVWYRSTVPRPSPSAEHNRTEPVQFNVPVVVDGQIIAPGDIVVADENGIAVVPADSAEEALEGARRQIAKERLIREKINSGATLQQLLVEFGHL, translated from the coding sequence ATGGAAACCGTCTACAACGACGTCAAGCGGCCCTCCGAGGCGGTGGTCGAGGAGTTCCGCGCGGTCCTGCGCGAGTACAGCCCCTCCTGCCTGGTGACCGACGCGCAGGGCCGGATGGGCGCGATCGGCGGGCTGCTGCCGGTCAAGCCCAGCCACAAGATCGCCGGGCCCGCGCTGACCGTCAACCTGTCCGTCGACAACCTGGTCGACTGCATGCCGCTGCTCGCCAAGGCCCAGCCCGGCGACGTGATCGTGGTGGCCTGCCACCAGACCGCCCGGACCGCGATGTGGGGCGGCCTGATGTCCACCCTCTCGCTCAAGGCGGGCATCGCCGGCGGGATCGTGGACGGCGCCATCCGGGACGTGGACGAGATCCGCGACCTGGACTTCCCGGTCTGGTACCGCTCCACGGTGCCCCGGCCCTCGCCCAGCGCCGAGCACAACCGCACCGAGCCGGTGCAGTTCAACGTGCCGGTGGTGGTCGACGGGCAGATCATCGCGCCCGGCGACATCGTGGTCGCGGACGAGAACGGCATCGCCGTCGTCCCCGCCGACTCCGCCGAGGAGGCGCTGGAGGGCGCCCGCCGGCAGATCGCCAAGGAGCGGCTCATCCGGGAGAAGATCAACTCCGGTGCCACCCTCCAGCAGCTGCTGGTCGAATTCGGTCACCTCTGA
- a CDS encoding transketolase C-terminal domain-containing protein produces MPVALHRVEVAEITRVLDGVADPLERCRAFSALTRINTLYMVMRAGSGHLGSSFSAADLVSHLFLHEMRAPLAEDGDLYFSSKGHDAPGLYAALIGLGALPEEKLHRLRRLGGLPGHPDVHTPHMPFNTGSLGMGVSKAKGVVLADRLAGRSRRIYVVTGDGELQEGQNYEALAGAVRRGMHELTVVVDHNKIQSDTWVEDVNGLGDLEARFAGFGWGVVRCDGHDQQALEAAFRKRWESFPELPAVIVADTVKGGGCAAFAATSMPAAFTDDGTGTPWRYLFHSGAPAPEHYRAAHAQLVAAAEELLARNGLGPLALVAEDPAPERNPGAEKLFEAYGRELTALAARDERILALDADLVLDTGLIPFAQAHPDRFVEFGIAEQDMVSAAGGLASQGLLPFVNSFACFLHSRPYEQIYNNATEGRRIVYTGALAGLLPAAPGHSHQAVRDVAAFSALPGLTVLQPANCAGTRQAVRHCAATDESFYLRLESVEVPARVAALPVAELRTGHGRVVREGGRTVLVGAGPTVLDQLLRAAELLADRGAAPTVVELPWLNRVDADWLAALAAGADHLIVVENHYVRGGQGDAVARTLAELNLPHPPAFRGIGLTEVPRCGTPEEVLRVHGLHFEALAGAVLAQTRGTATAGPLAVAARDRRAEERAEEHHREQTEQHPQQNGAR; encoded by the coding sequence ATGCCCGTCGCCCTGCACCGGGTGGAGGTCGCGGAGATCACCCGCGTCCTCGACGGGGTGGCAGACCCCCTGGAGCGCTGCCGTGCCTTCTCGGCGCTCACCCGGATCAACACGCTGTACATGGTGATGCGGGCCGGCTCGGGGCACCTCGGCTCCAGCTTCAGCGCCGCCGACCTGGTCAGCCACCTGTTCCTGCACGAGATGCGCGCGCCGCTGGCCGAGGACGGGGACCTCTACTTCTCCTCCAAGGGCCACGACGCGCCCGGCCTGTACGCCGCGCTGATCGGCCTCGGCGCGCTGCCCGAGGAGAAGCTGCACCGGCTGCGCCGCCTCGGCGGCCTGCCCGGGCACCCCGACGTGCACACCCCGCACATGCCCTTCAACACCGGTTCGCTCGGCATGGGCGTCTCCAAGGCCAAGGGCGTGGTCCTGGCCGACCGGCTGGCCGGCCGCTCCCGGCGGATCTACGTGGTCACCGGGGACGGCGAGCTCCAGGAGGGCCAGAACTACGAGGCCCTGGCCGGCGCGGTCCGGCGCGGGATGCACGAGCTGACCGTGGTGGTCGACCACAACAAGATCCAGTCGGACACCTGGGTCGAGGACGTCAACGGCCTGGGCGACCTGGAGGCCCGCTTCGCCGGCTTCGGCTGGGGCGTGGTCCGCTGCGACGGGCACGACCAGCAGGCCCTGGAGGCCGCCTTCCGCAAGCGCTGGGAGTCCTTCCCGGAGCTGCCCGCGGTGATCGTCGCGGACACCGTGAAGGGCGGCGGCTGCGCGGCCTTCGCCGCCACCTCGATGCCCGCGGCGTTCACCGACGACGGGACGGGCACGCCCTGGCGCTACCTGTTCCACAGCGGCGCCCCGGCCCCCGAGCACTACCGGGCCGCCCACGCCCAGCTCGTCGCCGCGGCCGAGGAGTTGCTGGCCCGCAACGGCCTCGGCCCGCTGGCCCTGGTGGCCGAGGACCCGGCGCCGGAGCGGAACCCGGGCGCCGAGAAGCTCTTCGAGGCGTACGGCCGCGAGCTGACCGCGCTCGCGGCGCGGGACGAGCGCATCCTCGCCCTGGACGCGGACCTGGTGCTCGACACCGGCCTGATCCCCTTCGCGCAGGCGCACCCGGACCGCTTCGTCGAGTTCGGGATCGCCGAGCAGGACATGGTCTCGGCGGCGGGCGGCCTGGCCTCCCAGGGGCTGCTGCCGTTCGTGAACTCCTTCGCCTGCTTCCTGCACTCCCGGCCGTACGAGCAGATCTACAACAACGCCACCGAGGGCCGCCGGATCGTCTACACCGGCGCGCTGGCCGGCCTGCTGCCCGCCGCGCCGGGCCACTCGCACCAGGCCGTGCGGGACGTCGCGGCGTTCAGCGCCCTGCCCGGGCTCACCGTGCTCCAGCCCGCCAACTGCGCGGGGACCCGGCAGGCGGTGCGGCACTGCGCCGCCACCGACGAGAGCTTCTACCTGCGGCTGGAGAGCGTGGAGGTGCCCGCCCGGGTGGCCGCGCTGCCGGTCGCCGAACTGCGCACCGGCCACGGCCGGGTGGTGCGCGAGGGCGGCCGCACCGTCCTGGTCGGCGCCGGTCCGACCGTGCTCGACCAGCTGCTGCGGGCCGCCGAGCTGCTGGCCGACCGGGGCGCGGCCCCGACCGTGGTCGAACTGCCCTGGCTCAACCGGGTCGACGCCGACTGGCTGGCCGCGCTGGCCGCCGGGGCCGACCACCTGATCGTGGTGGAGAACCACTACGTGCGCGGCGGCCAGGGCGACGCCGTCGCCCGCACGCTGGCCGAGCTGAACCTGCCGCACCCGCCCGCCTTCCGCGGCATCGGGCTGACCGAGGTGCCGCGCTGCGGCACCCCGGAGGAGGTGCTGCGCGTCCACGGGCTGCACTTCGAGGCGCTGGCCGGGGCGGTGCTCGCGCAGACCCGCGGCACCGCGACCGCCGGGCCCCTCGCCGTCGCCGCCCGCGACCGCCGCGCCGAGGAACGGGCCGAAGAGCACCACCGAGAGCAGACCGAGCAGCACCCCCAGCAGAACGGAGCACGGTGA
- a CDS encoding response regulator transcription factor has protein sequence MNRPATHLLEPPPAPHRGPRALRVLVVEGDAHAAAPLLRALARQGYAAHGVTTGAEALRAHPDADLVLLDLDLPDLDGLEVCRGIRAVADTPIITVTARGSELDRVLGLQAGSDDYLVKPYGFRELLARMEAVLRRTRTRPPARPVLVHGPLRIDAGARLTTLHGTPVDLTRKEFDLLHLLAAHPGTVLPRRQIMARVWADTWSPRGRTVDTHVSTLRAKLGPGWIVTVRGIGFRLGHPG, from the coding sequence ATGAACCGGCCCGCCACCCACCTGCTCGAACCCCCGCCCGCGCCGCACCGCGGCCCCCGGGCCCTGCGCGTCCTGGTCGTGGAGGGCGACGCCCACGCGGCCGCCCCGCTGCTGCGGGCGCTGGCCCGGCAGGGCTACGCCGCCCACGGCGTGACCACCGGCGCCGAGGCGCTGCGCGCGCACCCCGACGCCGACCTCGTCCTGCTCGACCTCGACCTGCCCGACCTGGACGGCCTGGAGGTCTGCCGCGGCATCCGCGCGGTGGCCGACACCCCGATCATCACCGTCACCGCCCGCGGCTCCGAACTCGACCGCGTGCTGGGCCTGCAGGCCGGCTCGGACGACTACCTGGTCAAGCCGTACGGCTTCCGCGAGCTGCTGGCCCGGATGGAGGCGGTGCTGCGCCGGACCCGCACCCGCCCGCCGGCCCGCCCGGTCCTCGTCCACGGCCCGCTGCGGATCGACGCCGGCGCCCGGCTCACCACCCTGCACGGCACCCCGGTCGACCTCACCCGCAAGGAGTTCGACCTGCTCCACCTGCTCGCCGCCCACCCCGGCACGGTGCTCCCCCGCCGGCAGATCATGGCCCGGGTCTGGGCCGACACCTGGTCGCCCCGCGGCCGCACCGTCGACACCCACGTCAGCACCCTGCGCGCCAAGCTCGGTCCCGGCTGGATCGTCACCGTCCGCGGCATCGGCTTCCGCCTCGGCCACCCGGGCTGA
- a CDS encoding N-acetylneuraminate synthase family protein, protein MREFHISGQRIADDTPAYVIAEIGHNHGGSLEQAEALFRTAAQAGADAAKLQKRDNRTLFTRAMFDQPYTGRNSFGPTYGAHREALEFGLDEYKHLAGVAAELGIDFFSTAFDLPSVDFLVELDLPAIKIASADLTNTPLLRYAAQTGRALVVSTGGATMSEVRRACEAVLPINRNLALLQCTAVYPAGPEDLNLSVIETFRAEFPEVVIGFSGHDLGPEMSYLAYALGARVVEKHITLDRTLPGTDHAFSLDPQQLAELTAGLGRARSALGSPVKRCSETEAPAVRKMGKKLVAARELPAGHRLTAADIACKSPGDGLKPYQLEQVIGMTLSVPLAEDDAILPDHLAAGDALTALLDSEAATHAD, encoded by the coding sequence ATGCGGGAATTCCATATCAGTGGCCAGCGGATCGCCGACGACACCCCGGCGTACGTGATCGCCGAGATCGGACACAACCACGGCGGCAGCCTCGAACAGGCCGAAGCCCTCTTCCGTACCGCGGCGCAGGCCGGCGCCGACGCGGCCAAGCTGCAGAAGCGCGACAACAGGACCCTGTTCACCCGGGCCATGTTCGACCAGCCCTACACCGGACGGAACTCCTTCGGCCCCACCTACGGGGCGCACCGCGAGGCGCTGGAGTTCGGGCTCGACGAGTACAAGCACCTGGCGGGCGTCGCCGCCGAGCTCGGCATCGACTTCTTCTCCACCGCCTTCGACCTGCCGAGCGTCGACTTCCTGGTCGAGCTCGACCTGCCCGCCATCAAGATCGCCTCGGCGGACCTGACCAACACCCCGCTGCTGCGCTACGCCGCGCAGACCGGCCGGGCCCTGGTGGTGAGCACCGGCGGCGCCACCATGTCGGAGGTGCGGCGGGCCTGCGAGGCCGTCCTGCCGATCAACCGCAACCTGGCCCTGCTGCAGTGCACCGCGGTCTACCCGGCCGGCCCGGAGGACCTCAACCTCTCGGTGATCGAGACCTTCCGGGCGGAGTTCCCCGAGGTCGTGATCGGCTTCTCCGGGCACGACCTGGGCCCCGAGATGAGCTACCTGGCCTACGCGCTGGGCGCCCGCGTCGTCGAGAAGCACATCACGCTCGACCGGACGCTGCCCGGCACCGACCACGCGTTCTCGCTGGACCCGCAGCAGCTGGCCGAGCTGACCGCCGGCCTCGGCCGCGCCCGGTCCGCCCTGGGCTCGCCGGTCAAGCGGTGCAGCGAGACCGAGGCCCCCGCCGTGCGCAAGATGGGCAAGAAGCTGGTCGCCGCGCGGGAGCTGCCGGCCGGCCACCGGCTCACCGCCGCGGACATCGCCTGCAAGTCGCCGGGCGACGGCCTCAAGCCCTACCAGCTGGAGCAGGTCATCGGCATGACGCTCTCCGTCCCGCTGGCCGAGGACGACGCGATCCTGCCCGACCACCTGGCCGCCGGGGACGCCCTGACCGCGCTGCTCGACTCCGAGGCCGCCACGCATGCCGATTGA